A window of Octopus sinensis linkage group LG29, ASM634580v1, whole genome shotgun sequence contains these coding sequences:
- the LOC118768410 gene encoding uncharacterized protein LOC118768410, producing the protein MATLQQKVQYVLWYAELSNISKMTCNESSVTSCPEQKCVLLSLPVCRFEMSMNGVTMKIERSCSTYRKFVEAMRNNTLTCNKWTNGTSCVGCCVGNLCNKNDFLDWTSFFVFHLTFKKFSEYKISAENLSKAMERELTTTGTFTIEYCGLDRNRTIFAIYSKPYSKTSKKQLLHNISQVLSTSQTLLNVGVQQSHIELFDEMVCDESTTSTNNGTFSWPMTKIGTTAEIPCHAHVATRYCSPRDSEMASNQYMTSAKCSPFTGIWKELNMSQCNNTVRINRRLNDIAKSIDTDYILLLRNPLKTIVLKSKVLKFTSSSSAAH; encoded by the exons ATGGCGACTCTACAGCAGAAAGTGCAGTATGTGTTGTGGTACGCTGAGT TGTCAAACATTTCAAAGATGACGTGCAATGAGTCATCTGTAACCAGTTGTCCAGAGCAGA aatGTGTTTTATTAAGTTTA CCAGTATGCCGATTTGAAATGTCAATGAACGGTGTTACAATGAAGATTGAAAGGTCCTGCAGCACATACAGAAAATTTGTTGAAGCTATGAGAAACAATACCCTTACATGCAATAAATGGACCAATGGCACTTCTTGTGTTGGTTGTTGCGTCGGAAACTTATGTAACAAGAATGATTTCCTTG ACTGGACCAGTTTCTTCGTATTCCATTTGACTTTTAAAAAGTTCAGCGAATATAAAATCTCTGCTGAGAACTTATCAAAAGCT ATGGAACGTGAGTTAACCACGACGGGAACCTTCACAATTGAATATTGTGG tTTAGACAGAAACCGGACGATATTTGCTATTTACTCCAAACCATATAGCAAGACATCTAAAAAACAACTGTTGCACAATATCTCCCAAGTTTTAAGCACATCCCAAACTTTGCTTAACGTCGGAGTTCAGCAAAGTCACATAGAGTTGTTTGATGAAA tgGTTTGTGATGAAAGCACAACATCAACCAACAATGGAACTTTCTCCTGGCCAATGACAAAAATAGGAACTACTGCAGAAATCCCATGTCATGCACATGTAGCAACAAGATACTG ttctcCCAGAGACTCTGAAATGGCATCAAATCAATATATGACGTCAGCAAAGTGTTCACCGTTTACTGGTATCTGGAAAGAACTAAACATGTCTCAATGTAACAATACAGTGAGGATCAATCGACGACTGAATGACATCGCAAAAAGTATCGATACAG attatattcttttattgcgaAATCCTTTAAAAACCATTGTGTTAAAATCTAAAGTTCTAAAGTTTACATCTTCAAGCTCCGCCGCTCACTAG